A single region of the Methanolacinia paynteri genome encodes:
- a CDS encoding metal ABC transporter permease, whose protein sequence is MSVITILGYEFFRNALLAGVIASIVCGVIGSFVVIKRMVSLAGGISHSAFGGIGLGYYLGIDPIVGAAGFAVASAAAIGHVRNTAHQNTDTMIGAIWSGGMALGILFVYLTPGFAPDLMSYLFGNILLVPFSEIVMMACLVAVILLSVFLFYNQLVAVTFDEEYASLMNINSKAVMIFLLVLTALTVVVLIQVVGVILVIALLALPVAISREFTGKLGHMMVLSAILGMIFTTGGIFASYFFDIPSGATIIILVSLVYLILVISKRIKEKRKVFGT, encoded by the coding sequence ATGAGCGTCATCACGATTCTCGGGTATGAGTTCTTCAGGAACGCCCTTCTCGCCGGGGTCATTGCAAGCATAGTATGCGGGGTGATCGGCTCGTTCGTAGTGATCAAGAGAATGGTCTCCCTTGCGGGAGGAATCTCTCATTCGGCGTTCGGCGGAATAGGTCTCGGCTACTATCTCGGCATAGACCCGATCGTTGGTGCGGCAGGATTTGCCGTTGCCTCTGCTGCCGCAATCGGTCATGTAAGGAATACCGCCCACCAGAACACCGATACGATGATAGGCGCGATATGGTCCGGCGGAATGGCTCTCGGTATACTGTTCGTGTACCTCACGCCGGGATTTGCACCCGACCTGATGAGCTATCTCTTCGGAAACATCCTTCTCGTTCCCTTCAGCGAGATCGTAATGATGGCCTGCCTTGTTGCGGTCATACTGCTCTCGGTGTTTCTCTTCTACAACCAGCTCGTTGCCGTAACGTTCGACGAGGAGTACGCCTCCCTGATGAATATCAACTCGAAGGCGGTCATGATCTTCCTGCTGGTCTTAACGGCTCTTACAGTCGTGGTCCTGATACAGGTCGTGGGCGTAATCCTTGTAATCGCCCTTCTTGCACTTCCCGTTGCAATCAGCAGGGAGTTTACCGGAAAATTGGGCCACATGATGGTGCTCTCGGCCATCCTGGGCATGATCTTTACGACCGGGGGGATATTCGCTTCGTACTTCTTCGACATACCTTCAGGGGCGACGATAATTATCCTTGTTTCACTTGTCTATCTGATACTGGTGATCTCGAAGAGGATTAAAGAAAAGAGAAAGGTATTCGGAACCTGA
- a CDS encoding DUF3089 domain-containing protein → MNIISGDEPGLEDLRGQELGIPQKLPPFDPGKDVPKAPDYSNPDCWLTMPEHFTKEKQPVDVFWVYPTILSDDSTYLMDLSDPWLREKAEWTLVEQASIFDGQANIYAPFYRQNNVKINPLMLTAAKPIFSLGQQDLIAAFDYFMKNFNRGERPVIIAAHSQGSVRTVELAKAGELMFGDEESLEKLVAAYTIGYSITQEDLDINPLMRISEDATDTGCFILYNTISDEKDKEKEGPTIIRGTFVVNPLNWRCDEEFAPAGMNAGAAFFRHENPANPARYPNFAAAQKVGNALVITDISNPEELPATSVTFPKGVYHMYDYAIFYENLRKNVADRIDAYMEKNRA, encoded by the coding sequence ATGAATATCATATCAGGCGACGAACCCGGTCTTGAAGATCTCAGGGGGCAGGAGCTCGGCATACCGCAGAAGCTTCCTCCCTTCGACCCGGGCAAAGATGTACCAAAAGCCCCGGATTACTCTAATCCCGACTGCTGGCTTACGATGCCGGAGCACTTCACCAAAGAAAAGCAGCCGGTCGATGTCTTCTGGGTCTACCCGACGATCCTCTCCGACGATTCGACATACTTAATGGACCTCTCAGATCCCTGGCTTAGGGAGAAGGCCGAATGGACGCTTGTCGAGCAGGCCAGCATATTCGACGGGCAGGCGAATATATACGCTCCATTCTATAGGCAGAACAACGTGAAGATCAATCCCCTGATGCTCACCGCTGCAAAGCCGATATTCAGCCTCGGCCAGCAGGATCTTATAGCCGCATTCGACTACTTCATGAAGAATTTCAACCGCGGCGAGAGGCCCGTAATCATTGCCGCCCACAGCCAGGGGTCGGTCAGAACAGTAGAACTTGCAAAGGCCGGTGAACTCATGTTCGGTGACGAAGAATCATTAGAGAAGCTTGTTGCCGCCTATACAATCGGCTATTCGATAACACAGGAGGATCTCGACATAAATCCGCTGATGAGGATCAGCGAAGACGCGACAGATACCGGGTGCTTCATCCTCTACAATACGATATCGGATGAGAAGGACAAGGAAAAAGAGGGTCCGACGATCATCCGCGGAACCTTTGTAGTAAATCCCCTCAACTGGAGATGCGACGAAGAGTTTGCCCCTGCCGGGATGAACGCCGGGGCGGCATTCTTCAGGCACGAAAATCCCGCAAACCCGGCAAGGTACCCCAACTTCGCCGCCGCACAAAAAGTCGGAAACGCACTGGTGATAACCGATATATCAAATCCTGAAGAGCTCCCTGCAACGAGCGTCACCTTCCCTAAAGGAGTATACCACATGTACGATTACGCGATATTCTACGAAAACCTGAGAAAAAATGTAGCGGATCGGATCGATGCATACATGGAGAAAAACCGCGCCTGA
- a CDS encoding ABC transporter substrate-binding protein, with amino-acid sequence MRTEFRQEMLLRSALIVFIVTAAILSSGCTILKTGEVPEDEIVIGVLLPFSGNMEEYGVGFKEGIDMAIADINDEGGIRGVPVRAEYQDTFGTPNIAIFGFKRFADMGLSVIIGDASSTNTLKIAPLAEEAGIVLVSPGATSPDLSQYKNYVFRTISSDTYQGRGIAKVLMSLYPEAENVSVVFMDNDYGTALAEAFMEAFREKGGNLTQEIEFSEDMENYPDIALALKEGNPDAVVLISYQEEAAMIMNAAKLQGMEDTIWIGSEALIDDKLIKSTGDYSEGMIATMQANHIISESFAGRYMEEYNKSYVDWPVPYGYDTMMIISQVIEAKGYEPDAISEGLKEIRYVGVCGAKSFDENGDIYPSYDVLQVQDGEWFQIRWNEILYGSENNQKSH; translated from the coding sequence ATGAGAACTGAATTCAGGCAGGAAATGCTCCTGAGATCGGCATTGATCGTTTTCATTGTAACTGCTGCGATCCTTTCTTCGGGATGTACGATCCTCAAAACAGGGGAGGTACCGGAGGACGAGATCGTCATAGGTGTCCTTCTCCCGTTTTCCGGGAACATGGAGGAGTACGGGGTCGGCTTTAAGGAAGGTATCGATATGGCCATCGCCGATATCAATGACGAAGGGGGAATACGCGGAGTTCCCGTCCGTGCCGAATACCAGGACACCTTCGGAACACCCAACATCGCGATATTCGGTTTCAAAAGGTTCGCAGATATGGGACTAAGCGTCATAATAGGGGATGCTTCGAGTACGAATACGCTGAAGATAGCCCCTCTTGCGGAGGAGGCCGGAATAGTGCTGGTATCCCCGGGAGCTACATCTCCGGATCTTTCGCAGTACAAAAACTACGTATTCCGGACGATATCCTCGGACACCTACCAGGGAAGGGGTATTGCAAAGGTCCTGATGTCGCTCTACCCTGAGGCGGAGAACGTATCCGTCGTATTCATGGACAACGATTACGGTACTGCTCTCGCAGAGGCTTTCATGGAAGCTTTCAGGGAGAAGGGCGGCAATCTAACCCAGGAGATAGAATTTTCGGAAGACATGGAAAATTACCCGGATATCGCCCTTGCACTGAAGGAGGGCAACCCCGACGCAGTGGTTCTTATCAGCTACCAGGAAGAGGCTGCGATGATAATGAACGCGGCGAAGCTCCAGGGAATGGAAGATACTATATGGATCGGATCGGAGGCCCTGATCGATGACAAACTGATAAAAAGCACAGGGGACTATTCCGAAGGAATGATCGCGACGATGCAGGCAAACCATATCATCTCCGAGTCATTTGCCGGGCGCTATATGGAGGAATACAACAAATCCTACGTAGACTGGCCCGTTCCCTACGGCTACGACACGATGATGATAATATCACAGGTAATAGAGGCGAAGGGCTATGAACCCGATGCCATCAGCGAAGGATTAAAGGAGATCAGGTACGTAGGCGTCTGCGGTGCGAAATCATTCGATGAAAACGGGGATATTTACCCGTCCTACGATGTCCTCCAGGTGCAGGACGGGGAATGGTTCCAGATACGGTGGAACGAGATCCTCTACGGATCGGAGAATAATCAGAAAAGCCACTGA
- a CDS encoding flagellar basal body L-ring protein FlgH codes for MNSKLISTLIIVTAIFCIMCPAQAEGQITVTALGDGSYFFDEVIKLSGTNTASDNVYLFITGPNLNQNGEKPDEFGMAAITGDENTFIKTPTDVDGTWEYTLDAGGLSLSYGTYTIYAVTEPDNKGDLSGGMFDTVTIVLKKKETATKVNVETKTAKNGNITIAASGDGKFYEGELITFTGTNSESDYVYLFVCGDALDANGDKFDDPGTAAVTGKENTFVKVAADSHDTWEYELDTTELDLDPGTYTVYAVTEPANKEDLSGGSFDTVPIVLKKPYISAQVSEPVIKRGEELTITGTAEGMPKAIAIWVLGFSYWNGAENGSMVKIVPEDDASYKYVLDGDETAKMDDGEYYVIVQHPMYDDEFGVITNLGDGGKVLVSPEAGQGFYIWGTDSRLRGTDAVEELISEIASADTDDAYARCTFEVKGQADGTPETTRSGNAEEQKSRSNTENSIFSSIGEFFAGMFGSN; via the coding sequence ATGAATTCTAAATTGATCTCCACATTAATTATAGTGACAGCGATTTTTTGTATAATGTGCCCGGCACAGGCCGAAGGACAGATTACAGTCACGGCACTGGGGGACGGTTCTTACTTTTTCGATGAAGTGATCAAACTCTCGGGAACGAACACGGCATCCGATAATGTGTACCTTTTCATCACCGGACCAAACCTCAACCAGAACGGAGAAAAACCTGATGAGTTTGGCATGGCGGCGATAACCGGCGATGAGAACACTTTTATCAAAACTCCGACAGATGTCGACGGCACATGGGAATATACACTTGATGCCGGCGGGCTTAGTCTTTCTTATGGTACTTACACCATATATGCCGTCACCGAACCGGATAACAAGGGAGACCTGTCGGGCGGTATGTTTGACACGGTAACTATTGTCCTGAAGAAAAAAGAGACCGCAACAAAGGTGAACGTTGAAACAAAAACTGCTAAAAACGGAAATATTACAATCGCGGCATCAGGCGACGGTAAATTCTATGAAGGAGAACTGATCACGTTCACCGGAACTAATTCCGAATCCGATTACGTGTACCTGTTTGTCTGCGGAGATGCACTTGATGCAAACGGCGACAAATTTGATGATCCCGGTACAGCGGCAGTAACCGGTAAAGAAAACACATTCGTAAAAGTGGCTGCAGATTCACACGACACATGGGAATACGAACTCGATACCACCGAATTGGATCTCGACCCCGGTACTTACACCGTATATGCAGTTACCGAACCGGCAAACAAGGAAGATCTGTCGGGCGGTTCATTTGATACTGTACCGATTGTGCTTAAGAAGCCGTATATTTCGGCACAGGTCTCCGAACCGGTTATCAAAAGAGGCGAGGAACTGACGATCACAGGCACTGCAGAAGGAATGCCGAAAGCGATCGCCATATGGGTCCTTGGCTTTAGTTACTGGAACGGAGCAGAAAATGGTTCTATGGTTAAGATTGTGCCTGAAGACGATGCCTCATATAAATATGTACTCGACGGAGACGAGACCGCGAAGATGGATGACGGGGAATATTACGTGATTGTCCAGCACCCGATGTACGATGATGAGTTCGGCGTAATCACAAATCTGGGTGACGGGGGAAAGGTATTAGTATCCCCCGAAGCCGGCCAGGGATTTTATATCTGGGGCACTGACAGCAGGCTTAGAGGTACCGATGCCGTCGAGGAACTTATCAGTGAGATCGCTTCGGCTGATACCGACGACGCTTATGCCAGGTGCACGTTTGAGGTAAAAGGACAGGCAGATGGAACTCCTGAAACCACAAGGTCCGGGAATGCAGAAGAACAAAAGTCAAGAAGCAATACTGAAAATTCAATATTTTCATCGATCGGGGAATTCTTTGCAGGGATGTTCGGATCGAACTGA
- a CDS encoding immunoglobulin domain-containing protein has translation MNSKIISLLIISAAIFCVICPAQAEADAGQSEKITITALGDGSYYNGEVITFSGTDTESDYVYLFIAGPNLNADGDKLDDPGTAAISGKEGTFARAAVDSDDTWEYELVGSRNFDAGSYTIYAVTEPKNKEDLSSGEYDTVSIVIKKPFITAKLSEPVIKRGEELTISGTAEGNPHFVAVWVLGYDYWNGAETGSMVTVVPEDDSSYEYVLSGDETAKMEDGEYYVVVQHSMYNDEFNVVTEPASSGDGVIVTGIATVDQKSSGDSFYISGKYALRGADAAEALIDEINSADIDDTYTLSTFKVEGQSGSNTDNSILSAIGNFFAGIFG, from the coding sequence ATGAATTCCAAAATTATTTCTCTGCTGATAATATCGGCAGCGATATTTTGTGTGATCTGCCCGGCACAGGCGGAAGCGGATGCGGGACAGTCGGAAAAGATTACGATCACGGCATTGGGAGACGGTTCGTATTATAATGGAGAAGTGATCACGTTCTCGGGAACAGATACCGAATCTGATTACGTATACCTGTTTATCGCAGGACCGAATCTTAACGCAGACGGCGACAAACTTGATGATCCCGGTACTGCAGCTATAAGCGGAAAAGAGGGTACTTTTGCCAGGGCGGCGGTAGATTCAGACGACACCTGGGAATATGAGCTTGTCGGTTCCAGAAATTTTGATGCAGGAAGCTACACCATATATGCCGTTACAGAACCGAAGAATAAGGAAGACCTGTCGTCGGGCGAATATGACACTGTATCGATCGTGATTAAGAAGCCGTTTATTACGGCGAAGCTGTCCGAACCTGTTATCAAAAGAGGCGAAGAACTGACAATCTCAGGAACTGCTGAAGGAAACCCACATTTCGTCGCAGTCTGGGTTTTAGGTTATGATTACTGGAACGGTGCAGAAACGGGTTCGATGGTTACGGTCGTCCCCGAAGACGACTCCTCGTATGAATATGTACTTAGCGGAGATGAGACCGCAAAGATGGAAGACGGCGAGTATTATGTTGTCGTTCAGCATTCGATGTACAACGACGAGTTCAACGTCGTTACAGAGCCGGCTTCCTCAGGAGACGGAGTAATAGTTACCGGAATCGCGACAGTAGACCAGAAAAGCTCAGGCGATAGTTTCTATATCAGCGGTAAATATGCACTAAGAGGTGCAGATGCTGCAGAGGCGCTTATCGATGAGATAAACTCGGCCGACATAGACGACACATATACCCTGAGCACGTTTAAGGTGGAAGGACAGTCCGGCAGCAACACCGACAATTCCATATTATCTGCGATCGGAAATTTCTTTGCCGGGATATTCGGATAA
- a CDS encoding Nramp family divalent metal transporter, protein MIQGIIGKLKSRYSDYLLFLGPGLLLAIAAAGESGLTEVIASGAHYGFELIWVVIITLIFKFAFTTGIARYTLATGETIFDGLRKIPGPKNWTAYFVLIIYLLEMFAFAGMLLMGGIFLDYLIPGLNPPWLLAIISLAVIMFLLWKDSYERIEKIVIIIAVLLFAGIIVVLSQFYLHGPAILDGCIPTIPPGSAVTIMALMGSIGSGLNILLYSVWLHEKTGGECGEKFFRRYIKSINLDLVLAFSLVGFITLVFIGLGVSGFVVSYLGHGEEVTTEAIISQVLYIVGTIPYGITVFLVFGYIIMFGAAISGMDGRARAVSRMIKGALRLKTDEKILYRGCLVLFAAIIIISFYYFTDPMLLLRHSAAIASIIFAAFGFVIIYLDRKLPKYSRGSRLWLTVMGIGCFVFLYIALTLENAILEFGLPLVERILFIAFVLYILSKTELFTKLIEGRADLLDKIWTIAIFGAISIYGTYRGIEYGGLIVNFRDLGPMIAGLLGGPVVGLLSGIIGAVYRYSIGGWTTVPCMAGTIFAGLFAGIYCHIYRGQITYYRAALLAIIVECVHILLFVPLFVADITLEQYLMVIDTSLLPMITANIAGLLIFVYLLKISGSRLHDYWPLKKKVIEEKQKEGDEDEN, encoded by the coding sequence ATGATTCAGGGTATCATCGGTAAGCTAAAATCAAGATATTCTGATTATTTACTTTTTCTCGGACCAGGCCTTCTTCTTGCGATTGCTGCCGCAGGAGAGAGCGGCCTTACTGAGGTTATTGCATCGGGCGCCCATTACGGATTCGAACTGATCTGGGTCGTTATAATTACCCTGATATTCAAATTCGCATTTACTACCGGAATCGCACGATATACCCTCGCGACAGGTGAGACAATATTCGACGGCCTCCGGAAGATACCGGGGCCGAAGAACTGGACTGCATATTTTGTTCTTATAATCTACCTGCTCGAGATGTTCGCATTTGCCGGGATGCTCCTCATGGGCGGGATCTTTCTCGATTATCTCATCCCCGGCCTGAATCCCCCGTGGCTTCTTGCAATAATCTCTCTTGCCGTTATCATGTTCCTGCTGTGGAAGGACTCCTATGAAAGGATCGAAAAGATAGTCATAATAATCGCAGTCCTACTCTTTGCCGGCATAATTGTCGTCCTCTCTCAGTTCTATCTTCACGGGCCGGCGATCCTCGACGGGTGCATTCCGACGATCCCTCCGGGATCTGCGGTTACGATCATGGCACTGATGGGATCGATCGGGTCGGGCCTTAATATACTTCTGTACTCCGTGTGGCTCCACGAGAAGACAGGCGGAGAATGTGGGGAGAAATTCTTCCGGCGATATATCAAAAGCATCAACCTGGATCTCGTCCTGGCCTTCTCGCTTGTCGGTTTTATAACACTGGTCTTTATCGGGCTGGGAGTAAGCGGATTCGTCGTATCCTACCTGGGCCACGGCGAGGAGGTAACGACGGAGGCGATAATCTCGCAGGTCCTCTACATAGTCGGCACGATCCCCTACGGGATTACCGTCTTCCTGGTCTTCGGGTACATCATAATGTTCGGTGCAGCGATATCGGGGATGGATGGTAGGGCGAGAGCCGTTTCTAGGATGATCAAGGGTGCTTTGAGACTGAAAACGGATGAAAAGATCCTCTACAGGGGATGCCTGGTATTATTTGCGGCGATCATCATAATCTCGTTCTACTACTTTACTGACCCGATGCTTCTCCTCAGGCATTCCGCTGCAATCGCATCGATAATATTTGCCGCATTCGGTTTTGTGATAATCTACCTGGACAGGAAACTGCCGAAGTACTCGAGGGGCAGCAGGCTCTGGCTGACCGTGATGGGAATCGGCTGTTTCGTGTTCCTGTATATTGCACTGACCCTTGAGAATGCTATCCTCGAATTCGGCCTTCCTCTCGTTGAAAGAATTCTCTTCATTGCATTTGTCCTCTATATACTCTCGAAGACAGAACTTTTCACGAAATTAATCGAAGGCAGGGCGGATCTGCTCGACAAAATCTGGACCATTGCGATCTTCGGTGCGATCTCGATCTACGGAACCTATCGCGGCATCGAATACGGGGGCCTTATCGTCAACTTCAGGGATCTCGGGCCGATGATTGCCGGCCTTCTCGGCGGGCCTGTTGTAGGGTTATTGTCTGGGATTATCGGTGCCGTATACCGCTATTCTATCGGCGGCTGGACAACGGTCCCCTGTATGGCAGGAACTATATTTGCAGGGTTGTTCGCGGGCATATACTGCCATATCTACAGGGGGCAGATCACATATTACAGGGCCGCACTGCTTGCAATAATCGTAGAGTGTGTTCATATTCTGCTGTTTGTTCCGCTATTCGTAGCAGACATCACCCTCGAACAATATCTTATGGTCATCGATACGTCGCTGCTGCCGATGATCACCGCGAATATAGCTGGTCTTCTGATATTCGTATATCTCTTAAAAATCTCAGGCAGCCGCCTGCATGACTACTGGCCGCTGAAGAAGAAAGTGATCGAAGAAAAGCAGAAGGAGGGCGATGAAGATGAGAACTGA
- a CDS encoding methyl-coenzyme M reductase glutamine C-methyltransferase produces MKFTVVSPDIYTYGAMLIGGILRDEGYNVSLSTKVSVKPKETLMLSLFSTQHLLSDEIKKLVKDHRSKGGKVYVGGPVSAYFEMVLGELEPDCVCVGEGEETVRRLARNGVSDDCPGLAFYDDGGDIVFTGKAERVDVNKRPLPLIPPDIGSQDIRGASAYIETHRGCTGGCTFCQVPRYFGRDIQSRSIEDILKEVREFKKRGAKRLSVSGGTGSLFQYKNGEINEEKFIELMKGMAEIMGPKNISSPDIRVDCISDNILEAIRNYTIGWIFFGLESGSDRVLKKMGKGATADQAAEAVAACHEHGLKAAGSFIVGYPGETEEDYEMTKDFITMNQLDDVFISIAEPIPKTPLADLVLRTPDEENPVFVPHTGEYKALKITEAEARSFDLMMHADLFRTNMRPVTNDIFDIYLKNVRKDGDDIRRATAVLRKYYGG; encoded by the coding sequence ATGAAATTCACCGTTGTCTCCCCGGACATCTACACCTACGGGGCCATGCTTATCGGCGGCATCCTGAGGGACGAGGGATACAATGTCAGCCTGAGCACGAAAGTGAGCGTAAAGCCGAAAGAGACTCTGATGCTCAGCCTTTTTTCCACCCAGCATCTTCTCTCTGACGAGATCAAAAAGCTGGTAAAGGATCACAGGTCAAAGGGGGGAAAGGTGTACGTCGGAGGCCCGGTTTCCGCGTACTTCGAGATGGTTCTGGGGGAACTGGAGCCGGACTGTGTATGTGTTGGAGAGGGCGAGGAGACGGTAAGAAGACTCGCCAGAAATGGTGTTTCCGACGACTGCCCCGGCCTTGCATTCTATGACGACGGCGGTGATATCGTATTCACCGGAAAGGCCGAAAGAGTCGATGTAAATAAGAGGCCCCTCCCGCTGATACCTCCTGACATCGGGTCGCAGGATATCAGGGGTGCATCCGCATATATAGAGACGCACAGGGGCTGTACCGGAGGGTGTACATTCTGCCAGGTTCCACGTTACTTTGGGAGGGATATCCAGAGCAGGAGCATAGAGGATATCCTTAAAGAGGTCAGGGAATTCAAAAAGAGAGGGGCGAAGAGACTCTCGGTCTCAGGCGGAACGGGATCGCTGTTCCAGTATAAGAACGGAGAGATCAACGAGGAGAAGTTTATCGAACTGATGAAAGGAATGGCGGAGATTATGGGCCCTAAGAATATCTCGTCGCCGGATATACGGGTGGACTGCATATCCGACAATATCCTCGAAGCTATTCGCAACTACACGATAGGCTGGATCTTCTTCGGCCTCGAATCGGGAAGCGACAGGGTCCTGAAGAAGATGGGCAAGGGGGCGACTGCAGATCAGGCCGCAGAGGCAGTAGCCGCATGCCACGAGCACGGGCTGAAGGCGGCAGGCAGTTTCATCGTCGGTTATCCCGGCGAGACGGAAGAGGACTATGAGATGACGAAGGACTTCATCACCATGAACCAGCTGGACGATGTTTTCATCTCGATCGCAGAACCGATCCCAAAGACTCCTCTTGCAGATCTCGTTCTACGGACTCCTGATGAAGAGAACCCTGTCTTTGTCCCTCACACCGGCGAATACAAGGCCTTAAAGATCACGGAGGCCGAGGCGAGATCGTTCGACCTGATGATGCATGCCGATCTCTTCAGGACGAACATGAGGCCCGTTACAAACGATATCTTCGATATCTATCTTAAAAATGTCAGGAAGGACGGGGACGATATCAGGCGGGCAACTGCGGTTTTGAGGAAGTATTACGGTGGATAG
- a CDS encoding metal ABC transporter solute-binding protein, Zn/Mn family has protein sequence MHCSVKGLILTAIILIPFALSCGCTGGEDSSASAGGEKVKVTVTILPQEQFVESVGGDNVDVFVLVPPGADPHSYEPTPSDLAEVSDSDLYVIVGSGIEFELTWLDKLKELNPGITIINSSEGVDLVYSDTEGGADPHIWLSPGNAVKMAENIRDGLSSFDPSGTDYYTANAAAYIGELEDLDSEISDEINASGVKVVMVSHPAWTYFARDYDLKQIAISEEGKEPTPAGIKELVDEAIENNVSTIFVSPEFSSTDADAIAAEIDGKVAIVDPLAEDYLGNMRTVSKAFSGGDDS, from the coding sequence GTGCATTGCTCTGTAAAAGGTCTGATTTTAACAGCGATAATTCTCATTCCATTTGCACTCTCATGCGGGTGCACCGGAGGAGAGGACAGCTCCGCATCAGCCGGCGGGGAGAAAGTAAAAGTGACGGTAACCATCCTTCCGCAGGAGCAGTTCGTCGAAAGTGTCGGCGGGGACAACGTCGACGTATTCGTCCTCGTCCCGCCCGGTGCCGATCCGCACTCATACGAACCGACACCATCTGATCTCGCCGAGGTTTCGGATTCGGATCTCTATGTTATTGTCGGTTCGGGAATCGAGTTCGAGTTAACATGGCTCGACAAGCTAAAGGAGCTGAACCCCGGAATAACAATAATCAATTCGTCTGAAGGCGTAGACCTGGTATACAGCGACACCGAAGGCGGTGCCGACCCGCATATCTGGCTCTCTCCCGGGAATGCAGTGAAGATGGCTGAAAACATCCGTGACGGCCTTTCGTCATTCGATCCGTCCGGGACAGATTATTATACCGCAAACGCAGCAGCATATATCGGCGAACTCGAAGATCTCGATAGCGAAATTTCGGATGAGATCAACGCATCAGGTGTTAAGGTCGTCATGGTCTCCCATCCTGCATGGACATACTTCGCCCGCGATTACGACCTCAAGCAGATCGCAATCTCAGAGGAGGGAAAAGAGCCGACCCCCGCCGGAATAAAAGAGCTCGTCGACGAGGCAATAGAAAACAACGTGAGCACGATATTCGTATCCCCGGAGTTCAGCTCCACGGATGCGGATGCGATAGCAGCAGAGATCGACGGCAAAGTTGCCATTGTCGATCCGCTCGCCGAAGATTATCTCGGGAATATGAGGACGGTCTCCAAAGCATTTTCAGGAGGAGATGACTCATAA
- a CDS encoding metal ABC transporter ATP-binding protein, whose protein sequence is MNGHVIIDDVSIDIYPGEFHAIIGPNGGGKTTLLKVILGLITPDSGTVRINGGDLKDNRSVLGYVPQFRTYDFSYPITVGEMVLTGRLGHIRGVRKSYRQEDRDAAEKAMEIMDISRYSGNSIDELSGGEQQRVMISRALAGEPKVLLLDEPTVYIDSPTAEKFFELLLSLRDRMAIVMVTHDIGSLTPEVDKVACLNKKIYTHHDNEITDDMLLSAYGCPVDVIAHGVPHRVFRGHDK, encoded by the coding sequence ATGAACGGCCACGTCATTATCGATGACGTGTCAATCGACATTTATCCCGGTGAGTTCCACGCGATAATCGGGCCGAACGGCGGGGGCAAGACAACTCTCCTGAAGGTAATCCTTGGGCTCATAACCCCCGATTCGGGCACTGTCAGGATCAACGGCGGAGACCTGAAGGACAATCGTTCGGTCCTCGGCTACGTCCCCCAGTTTCGGACATACGATTTCTCATATCCGATAACCGTTGGAGAGATGGTCCTGACCGGGAGACTCGGCCATATCAGGGGTGTCAGAAAGAGCTATAGGCAGGAAGACCGGGATGCGGCCGAGAAGGCGATGGAGATAATGGACATCTCCCGTTATTCCGGGAACAGCATCGACGAGCTCTCCGGCGGTGAGCAGCAGAGGGTGATGATCTCCCGTGCGCTCGCGGGCGAGCCGAAGGTGCTCCTTCTCGACGAGCCGACTGTCTATATAGACTCCCCGACCGCGGAAAAATTCTTCGAGCTCCTGCTCTCGCTCAGGGATCGGATGGCGATCGTAATGGTGACGCACGATATCGGTTCGCTCACCCCCGAGGTAGACAAGGTCGCATGCCTCAACAAAAAGATCTACACCCATCACGATAACGAGATCACCGATGATATGCTCCTTTCGGCATACGGGTGTCCGGTCGACGTGATCGCACACGGCGTCCCGCACAGGGTGTTCAGGGGGCATGACAAATGA